Proteins from a genomic interval of Rosa chinensis cultivar Old Blush chromosome 2, RchiOBHm-V2, whole genome shotgun sequence:
- the LOC112190515 gene encoding cytochrome P450 81Q32, whose protein sequence is MDGVLFYTSLSLIFILSITFKYFFRTKQHRHTNLPPSPPSLPVLGHLHLLSPSLHRTFHQLSQKYGPVVSLWFGSRRVVVVSSSSTAQECFTQNDLVLANRPRFMLTGKHLGYNYTTVVESPYGDHWRNLRRIGTTEIYSTSRLNIFSGIRKDEVKKLLFKLSRSSREDFAKVDLRSMLSEMTFNIIMTMVAGKRFYGDDVSDKDESKQFRDIMREAFTYGGVTNPSDFLPALKWFGSGAGFEKKVMDLSKRMNAFLQGLIDEQQLSKTTSGQSEASTMIHHLLSLQESEPEYYTDQIIKGHILVMLLAGTDSSSLTLEWAMSNLLNHPEVLKRARAELDAKFGQERLIDEPDIFELPYLQGIISETLRLYPTAPLLVPHYTSDDCTIGGFDVPCDTIVMINAWAIHRDPTLWDDPESFKPERFANGGEEPYKLMPFGQGRRACPGMGLAQRVVGLTLGSLIQCFEWEKVSEMKVDMSEGKGLTMPKAVPLEAMCKARPIVNKVLS, encoded by the exons ATGGATGGCGTTTTGTTCTACACATCTCTGTCCCTCATCTTCATCCTCTCAATCACTTTCAAATACTTTTTTCGAACAAAACAACACCGCCACACGAACCTCCCACCAAGCCCACCTTCTCTTCCAGTTCTTGGCCATCTCCATCTCCTAAGCCCCTCACTTCATCGAACCTTCCACCAACTCTCACAGAAGTATGGCCCCGTTGTTTCCCTCTGGTTTGGCTCACGTCGCGTGGTTGTAGTGTCTTCATCCTCAACAGCTCAAGAATGTTTCACCCAAAACGATCTTGTTCTGGCAAACCGTCCTCGCTTCATGCTCACAGGCAAGCACCTAGGCTACAACTACACCACCGTAGTGGAGTCTCCTTATGGCGATCACTGGCGCAACCTACGCCGCATTGGAACCACAGAGATCTACTCTACCAGTAGGCTCAACATTTTTTCAGGCATCAGAAAGGATGAGGTCAAGAAATTGCTGTTCAAACTTTCACGCAGCTCACGTGAAGATTTTGCAAAGGTGGACTTGAGATCCATGCTCTCTGAGATGACCTTCAACATCATAATGACAATGGTGGCAGGGAAGAGGTTTTACGGGGACGATGTTTCGGACAAAGATGAGTCCAAACAGTTCAGAGATATCATGAGGGAGGCTTTCACATATGGTGGCGTAACAAACCCCTCAGACTTTCTGCCTGCTTTGAAATGGTTTGGGAGTGGCGCCGGGTTTGAGAAGAAGGTGATGGACTTGAGTAAGAGGATGAATGCGTTCTTGCAAGGTTTGATCGATGAGCAGCAGCTGAGTAAAACTACATCAGGTCAGAGTGAAGCAAGTACGATGATCCACCATTTACTTTCTCTGCAAGAATCAGAGCCGGAATACTACACCGACCAAATTATCAAAGGGCATATACTG GTCATGCTTTTGGCGGGTACTGATTCGTCATCCTTGACACTGGAATGGGCCATGTCCAATCTGCTCAACCATCCTGAGGTGCTAAAAAGGGCTAGAGCTGAACTGGATGCTAAATTTGGACAAGAACGCTTAATAGATGAACCAGATATCTTCGAATTACCTTACCTACAAGGTATCATCTCTGAGACTCTCCGCTTGTACCCTACAGCACCACTACTAGTACCACATTATACATCTGATGACTGCACCATTGGAGGATTCGACGTGCCATGTGATACGATAGTAATGATCAACGCGTGGGCCATACACAGAGATCCAACATTGTGGGATGATCCTGAGAGCTTCAAGCCTGAGAGGTTTGCAAATGGTGGAGAAGAGCCATACAAGCTCATGCCATTTGGACAAGGAAGAAGGGCTTGCCCTGGTATGGGCTTGGCCCAACGTGTGGTTGGCTTAACTTTGGGATCATTGATTCAATGTTTCGAGTGGGAAAAAGTCAGTGAGATGAAGGTTGATATGAGTGAAGGTAAAGGACTCACAATGCCTAAAGCTGTGCCACTGGAGGCTATGTGCAAAGCCCGGCCAATTGTGAACAAGGTTCTGTCTTAG